AGGCTGTAATGCCCCATTGTAACAACCGCGACAAGCCCTGAATCCTGTGTATTCGATCGTTGTTTCGACCCGCAGGCCGGCTCATAGCCCAACTGACCGAGCGCACCGACATCAACCATAAGGTATCTGACGATAACGAGACCCCCGCAGAGTGCAGGGGTCTCGCCTTTCTCTACTTCCGCTCGGGATGCTTTATGCGCTCCCGCTCGGTCGTCGCAGGGTGCCGCTGAGCATATCGTTCAGTTACAAAGCGCCCCGTCTGCGAACTGCGATGGGACGTTTGTGTCGGCACTTTCTTACCGGACATGGCGTGTCCTTTTCTGAAAGTGACCTGTCTCATATCAGCGAACGAAAAGGGGTGCCCCCACCCACCATGCGCAATGGCGAGTGGAGGCCGTGATTGGCTAGTCGTCCACGATCACGGGAAACGCGCGAATACCGCGCTCACGAGCATAAACTCGTTTTCCTTTGATCGTGATCCATGCACGCCAGATCACTCGCTTACCCGGAGGTGCGCTGATCTTCGACATGTCATACCTCATTCATGAGGGTGGCCCGACAATCTTTGCGTCCGATCTGAACCGTGCTACGCACGGCTTGCACACAGGTCAGGATCGCGCACCCGTAACAGGGGCCACATTCTGTTCCGGGATGGGGAGGTTCACTTTCATGTGGACTTCCCCGTTTCCCTGAGTCCTCAGCATAGCTTCAGAATCGGCAGCATGTTGGAGGCCCGGGCTTACGGGAGCAAGGTGTATGGACCTGTGGATATTGTGGATAGCGCGAGTTGAGTTTCATGACGATTACGATCAGATGAGGCGACTCGCAGGAATCCCTTATGTTGCGAGCGCGGCAACCCCGGTCGTTATAATCGGGGGAAAGTAGAGTTTTCCACAGCCCCCTGATTCGTATACCCTGCATTTGGCACCGTCCACTTGCGTCGATGGCTATGATGCCAACCGAATCTGTATCGAATCGGATGATTCTCAGATTTTGACGTCAGACTCGCCATTCCATGTATCAATCGCACTCGACGATGTTTGGCTGAAGTCCTCGTGTGAGACGGTAGTCCTTACTGAATCCGCATAGCTCGCCCCCATACCCCCAATCCAACGCTCGCAGGAAAAAGAGCCGCTGGCCATTTCCTGTACGATCTTTGGCCGTCATCTTGCTGACCATCGCGACGCGCCGTCCCGTATCGTTACCGGTCGTTTACGGTACACCTCCGGAGGGTGTATCAAAAAATAGGTTGACGGGAGTTTCGGTGCACTTCTAGAATCGATGCACGGTTCCGATACAGGGGGATGCACTATGACCCGCACATTTGCCTACTGCCGCGTCAGCACGCTAGACCAGACCACAGACAATCAAGTGAGGGAGATCGAGGCCGCAGGCTTTGCCGTGGAGCCCAAGAGGATCGTCACAGAGACCGTCTCCGGGTCTTTGCCCGCTATGGAGCGGAAAGGCTTTACCAAGCTCCTAGACCGGCTTGAGGCAGGCGACGTGCTCATCGTCACTAAGTTGGACAGGCTGGGCCGTAACGCGATGGACGTTAGGGCTACGGTCGAGAAGCTGGCAGCCGAGGGCATCCGCGTTCATTGCCTTGCCTTGGGCGGTGCGGACCTCACCAGCCCAGCCGGTAAGATGACCATGAACGTTATTGCTGCAGTGGCAGAGTTCGAGCGGGACCTCCTGATCGAACGGACGCAGGCTGGCCTCAGCCGAGCCAAGGCGGATGGTAAGCGGCTGGGCAGGCCGATGGCGCTCACCGAACAGCAGCAGTCCGAGATAGCCGAGAAGCGCAAGGCTGGGATGAGCCTACGAACTCTGGCCAAGGAATACGGCACCAGCTTGGCATCAATCCAAAGGGCAGAGGCAAGGGCCGCCTAGAATGCCCTGAGAAGCCCTGTGAGAATCTTATGGGATAGATGGGCCCTTGGGTAGCGGAGAGCTCACATTGACTCTGAGAGGGACCCTGAGGAGTCCTAGCGTCCATAGCGCAAGTGGAGTGCGGCAATGGATATAGCGGGCGCACTCTACGACCTTAGGTTGTCATGGGCTCACGTGCAGGACGCGGCTGGGTTCTACCTAAGGGTTTCCATATGGCTCTATGGGCGCTTAGGAAGGCCACCGGGTAGGTCATATGCGCTTACCCTATCTGTCTCTTTTTCCACGGAGATAGGTACGGATGAAACCCACGATAATTAGCCATCAGGTCATTTTGGGACCGTACAGAGAGATACCCGTATCTGTCTCAAAAACCATGGCTACCATGGGGTACCCCTGTTCCAAACAGGATACCTCCTTAGAGGGTAACCAAGAGATATATCTAGGAATAGAAATCCCGGATGACCTACAAGGCAAACGACCCTGAGTGAGATACCCATATCTGTCTTAAAAACCATGGGTTATCCATGGGGTACCCCCTGATGAAAACAGGATAACTCCGTTAGAGAATACCATAGGGATATACCTAAAGATCATATCCCGGATGATACCCTAGGGGAAATACCTCTAGAGAGGCCCTAAGGGACCACCAGGGCAAATCCCAGACCATATCGACGGGTAGAGATGAAGCTCATTATCGTCAGAACTGATAACGAGGTAGCTTCTCTATGGCATCCCTCAGAGTGGCGAGAGGGACTGATCCGTACTTCCCTCCTTCATGTCGAGGTGCATGTCCCTGTATCTTGTCGGCAATGTGCTCGGGGATACCTGCCGCGCGTGACTGGGTTTTGAACCTGTGCCGCCACCCATGGTTCGGTTGCGGGGTAATGATACCAAGACTCCGGACCCACTTAGCAAGATCACTCGCCCGAATCTTGGAGGCAGGGTTGATTTCGTTGCCCGCTCCCTGCCGATAAAAGAGAGGTGTAGCGTCTCCAGCCTTGGCAAGTTGGGTAATGCCCTGCTCGACAAGATGAGAGTGCAGAGGGACCTTCCGAGCCTCATTGGTCTTTACACCACCGTCAGCCTCGGGGCTGATGAGTACGTACCAGATGCCCCCTTCTTTTTGAATGTCCATGGCCCGGAGCTGCGTCATCTCCCCGACGCGCGCACCCGTGTAGGCACATAGCCATGGCACCCAGCGCCTCGCTAGAGCATGATGTTTGGTCAGCTTCGGGGGTTGAGGTTGAAGTGCAGCCCGCAAGATGGTGGCGGCCTCACCATCGGAGTGGTCGCGCTCACGTGGCTTTACCGGCTTGGGCGCTCTGACCGTCAATCCTGCGGCAGGATTAGCGGGAAGTTCGCCGTCATCATGCGCGATTGCGAAGGCTGCGCGAATGGCTGGCAGGTATCCATCCACGATGGTCTTCCTGCTCAGCCCTTCAGCCACCAACCTGGCGATCCACGCGTTCATGTCAGCCCGTGTCACATGACGTGCATCATCATGGCCAAGATGCTCGATCAGTTTCTCCACCGCCCTACGCCATTTACGGACAGTTTTCGGTTTCGCCGCACCTGAGACAGCATAGCGATCGAACAGCACACCCAACTCAATCCTAGAACTTGTGGAAGTCTCGTTGATCGGGGCTATACCGAGCCTCTGATTGCCCGCATTCAAGACAGACACAGCCTGTCTTAGGGCCGCGAGCTCCGCATCTTGTTCTCTCAAGAGATCGATTGCAGCCGCCTCTTCCGGTGCCAACATGGCAGTGCTGGTGTGTCTCCGAATCCGCCATAGCGTCCGAAGGTCGCTGCGCGCTTCCCGTCGCTTTCTACTTTCCTCTTCAAGAAACCCCCGAGCGGCTTCCTCCTCGAGTTCTCGCTGGGGTCTCAGCGATACCTCCGGTGCTTCAGTGGAGGTTCGAGCTAACTCATGCCGAGCGGCATCGATCAGATCATCCGTTTCGACCTCATGAGGCCGCAGTTGCCGTTTGGCCGATTCGCGATCCTTGACGCCTAAGCTAAACTTCCACTCGGTTCGAGGCTTACCCGAGGAGGTCTTGAAGAACCCTAAGAGGTCTTTGGGAACAGCGCGGCGAAAGTAGTAGGTCGAACCGACCTGATCGAGATAGGAACACATGGGTGGTCTCCGTTACAAATGTAACAGCCGACTGTCAAAAACCCCAAGTTTTCCGAGAGTTTCCAGCATTTCTGCGGGAAAGGCTGGTGCTGCTGGGGAGGATTGAACTCCCGACCTCACCCTTACCAAGGGTGCGCTCTACCACTGAGCTACAGCAGCGTTACCAACCTGCGCGATCTGCCTGTCGAGCAAGCAGCACCGCGAGAGGCGCGCGCTATTGCTGCGAGCCGCGAACTTGTCAAGCGGTGCTGGACACCTGCTTGCCAAAACATCGATTGCGCGGCACTGCAATGGACCATGAACGACAAGCCTGCCGCCCTTTCCCGCGAGGAACGCCTTGCTGCCAAGCTGCGCGAAAATCTGCGTCGCAGAAAGGCACAGGCACGCGAAATCAACGCAATCGAGGATGGATCAAATGAAGGATCCGACAAGGGCGGCACGCACGCTCTTTCCAAAGAGCCGCGGAAAAGCTAGGGGCCTGCGCTTCTAAAAAGTCTCGCAGAGGAGCCTCGATCCCGTGCCCAGCCTTATCCTCGTCCGCCACGGCCAGAGCCAGTGGAACCTGGAAAACCGTTTCACCGGCTGGTGGGATGTCGACCTGACCGAAAAGGGCGAAGCGGAAGCACGTGCCGCCGGGCAATTGCTGGCGGAAAAAGGCCTGCTGCCGACAGTCGCCTTCACCTCGTTGCAGACCCGGGCGATTCGCACGCTGCATCTCGCGCTCGAAAATTGCGGACGGGTGTGGATTCCCGAAACCAAGGACTGGCGCCTGAACGAACGCCACTATGGCGGGTTGACCGGGCTGGACAAGGCCGAAACCGCAGCCAAGCATGGCGCCGATCAGGTGAAGATCTGGCGCCGCAGCTTCGACACGCCGCCGCCGCCGCTGGCCGATGACAGCGAATTCGCGCTGGCCCACGATCCGCGTTACGCAGGCATCGATGTTCCCGCGGCCGAAAGCCTGAAAGACACGATCGCGCGCGTTCTGCCCTATTACGAAAACGCTATCCTGCCCGCGCTGAAAGCCGGGGAAACGGTGATCGTTTCGGCGCACGGCAACAGCCTGCGCGCTTTGGTGAAGCATCTGTCGCAGATTTCCGACACGGATATTCTCGAACTGGAAATCCCCACCGGCCAGCCGATCGTCTATGATTTCGACGCGGCCTTCCAGCCGGGCGAACGACACTATCTGAAGGATCGCTGAGCCGATGACCGCACCTGTCGCCATCGTCATGGGGAGCCAGTCTGACTGGCCGACCATGAAATACGCCGCCACCGTGCTGGACGACCTGGGCGTTGCCCATGACGCGCGGATCGTTTCGGCCCATCGCACACCCGAACGCATGTACGATTTCGCGCAGAACGCAGCCGATGAAGGCTTCAAGGTCATTATCGCGGGCGCGGGCGGCGCCGCCCATCTGCCCGGGATGATCTCGGCGCTGACGCATCTGCCCGTGCTGGGCGTGCCTGTGCAATCCAAGGCATTGTCGGGGCTGGATAGCCTGCTGTCGATTGTCCAGATGCCAGCCGGGGTCCCCACCGGGACACTGGCTATCGGCGAAGCCGGGGCAACCAATGCCGGCCTGTTCGCGGCCTCCATTCTGGCGACCAACGACGCCGCGCTGACCGAACGGCTGAAAGCGTGGCGCGCGGCGCGGCGCGATGCCGTGGCGGAAAAGCCGAGCGACGTCTGAGTGGGTCTGAGCGGGGTACAATGATCGAACCGGGCGCAACGATCGGCATATTGGGCGGCGGACAACTGGGCCGCATGATGGCTATGGCCGCGGCACAACTGGGCTATCGCTGCCATATCTATGCGCCCGAAGCCGACAGTGTCGCCGCCGAAGTCAGCGCGGAATTCACCTGCGCGGACTGGCACGATGCCGATGCGCTGGCGCGCTTCGTGCAGGCTTGCGCCGTCGTCACGCTGGAATTCGAGAATATCCCGGTCGCCCCGTTGCTGGCGATCCCTGCGGACAAGCTTGCCCCCGGCGTCCGGGCGCTGGAAGTGGCGCAGGACCGGCTGAAGGAAAAGACCTTCATCGAAGCGCTCGGCGGGCGGCCCGCGCTGTTCGCGGCAGTGGATTCGCGAGAGGATCTGGACGACGCGATCACCCGGATCGGTGCGCCCGGCATTCTCAAGACCGCGCGTGACGGATATGATGGCAAGGGCCAATGGCGCGTCACCAGCGCCCACGATGCCGATGGCATCGCCCTGCCCGGCCAACCGCTGGTCTATGAAGGCTTCGTCCACTTCGAAGGCGAATTCTCAGTCATTCTCGCACGCGGGCGCAACGGCGAAGTGCGGTTCTGGGACAGTGCCCAGAACGTGCACGAAAACGGCATTCTGGCGCTGTCCTCCGTGCCTGCCAGCGCGCGAATTCTCGAAGACGTCGCTGCGGCCCGCAAACTGGCTACCGATGTGGCCGATGCGCTGGACTATGTCGGGGTGCTGACACTGGAATTCTTCGCCACGCCGGAAGGCCCGGTGTTCAACGAAATGGCGCCGCGCGTGCACAATTCGGGCCACTGGACCATCGAAGGCGCGCTGACCAGCCAGTTCGAAAACCACATCCGCGCGATCTGCGGATTGCCGCTGGGCGATACGGCGCTGACCGCACCGCGCGTGGAAATGCGCAACCTGATCGGCGAGGAGGCGCTGCACGGCGCGGCTATTCTGGCCGATCCCGCCAATCACCTGCATCTCTACGGCAAGGCCGAAGCGCGCGCGGGCCGCAAGATGGGCCATGTCACGCGCCTGATGCGGGACTGAGCCTGATGGCCCGCGATCTGTTCCTGATTTATGCCCGTGCGGATAATGGCACGATTGGGCGCGACAATGCCCTGCCCTGGCGCATCCCGGCCGATCTCAGGCATTTCAAGGCGATGACGCTGGGCAAGCCGATGATCATGGGGCGCAAGACCTTCGAAAGCTTTGGCAAGCCTCTGCCCGGCCGCCGCCATATCGTGCTGACACGCGACCGCACATGGCATGCCGAAGGCGCGGAAGTGGCGGCCACAGTGGACGAGGCGCTGGGCCTGGCCGGCGCGGGCGAAATTGCCGTTGTCGGCGGGGCGGAAATCTATGCGCTGTTCCTGCCGCTGGCAGATCGTGTGGAACTGACCGAAGTCCATGCCCAAATCGCAGGCGATACCGTGATGCCCCCGCTGGACGATGCATGGCAGGAAAGTGCGCGCGAAGATCATCCTGCCGAAAATGGCAGCCCAGCCTTTTCTTTCGTAACGCTGCGCCGGGCCGTAAAGGCCGTGTCATAATGATTCGCCTCAATTCCCGTTCTCCGGTCCCGGATCACCTGCGCGGCGCGATTCTCGCGCTGGGCAATTTCGACGGATTCCATCGCGGTCATCAGGCCGTGGTGGGCGAAGCGATCCGGCGCGCACGGGAACAGGGCCGCCCGGCGATTGTCGCCACTTTCGATCCGCATCCGGTGCGCTTTTTCGATCCCGAGGCGGAACCGTTCCGTCTGACCACGCTGGACCAACGGGAAGAATTTTTTGCCGCGGCGGGGGCCGATGCCATGCTGGTGATCGGGTTCGATACCGATATCGCCAACATGTCCGCGCAATCGTGGGTCGTGGACGGGTTGCACCAGCACCTGGGCGCGGCCGGTGTCGTCACGGGTGAAGATTTCACATTCGGCAAGGCCCGTAGCGGCAACCCCCAGGTCCTGCGCGAACTGGGCGCGCCACTGGGGCTTGAAGCAGTCACTGTGGGGCCGGTGCACGATGACACGGGCCCGATCTCGTCCAGCCGCATCCGCGAGGCGTTGAAAGCGGGGGAAACCGAAACCGCCACCGCGCTGCTGACCCGGCCTTTCGCGATTCGCGGCGTGGTCCAGCATGGCGACAAGGTGGGCCGCACGATCGGCTTCCCCACCGCCAATCTGCCACTGGATACCTATCTGCGCCCGCGATTCGGCGTCTATGCGGTGACCGGCCGCATCATCGGTGAAGACCGCTTGCTGCAAGGCGCCGCCAATATCGGCATTCGCCCGCAATTCGATCCGCCGAAAGAACTGCTGGAACCCTATTTCTTCGATTTTTCGGAGGATCTCTATGGGCGCGAAATCGAAGTGGCCTTCCACCATTTCCTGCGGCCCGAAGCGAAATTCGCATCGCTGGACGCGTTGATCGAGCAGATGCGCAAGGATTGCGACAGGGCCCGCGCCCTGCTCTCCCCGCAAGGGTAATTGTCGCTCTTGCGCATGGCTGCGCGACGAGAGGTGTTTTCACGGGGCAGTTGTCCCGCTAAGGCGCTGCCCCATGAGCGAAGAGCGCGATTATCGAGACACTGTCTTCCTGCCGAAGACCGATTTCCCCATGAAGGCCGGCCTGCCCCAGAAGGAGCCGGGTATTCTGGCACGCTGGGAAGAAGAAGGGCTGTATCAACGCCTGCGCGAAGCGCGCAAGGGCCGCGACCAGTTCATCCTGCATGACGGCCCGCCATACGCCAATGGCGACATGCATATCGGCCACGCGCTGAATCATATCCTGAAAGATATGGTCGTGCGCACCCAAACCCTGCTGGGCAAGGATGCGCCTTATGTTCCCGGCTGGGACTGCCACGGCCTGCCGATCGAATGGAAGGTCGAGGAACAGTACCGCAAGAAGAAGAAAAACAAGGACGAGGTTCCGGCCCGCGAATTCCGCGCCGAATGCCGCGCCTATGCCCAGCACTGGGTCGATACCCAGCGTGAACAGCTCAAGCGCCTCGGCGTCTGCGGCAACTGGGACAAGCCCTACCTCACCATGGATTTCGAGGCAGAGGCGACGATCGTTGGCGAACTGCTGAAATTCGCGGAAACCGGCCAGCTCTATCGCGGGGCCAAACCGGTGATGTGGAGCCCGGTGGAAAAGACCGCGCTGGCCGAAGCCGAAGTCGAATACGAGGATATCACGTCGACCCAGATCGACGTGGCGTTCGAAATCATCGAATCGCCGAACGTGCCGGAACTGACCGGTGCCTATGCCGTGATCTGGACGACCACACCCTGGACGATCCCGGTCAACCAGGCGCTCGCCTATGGGCCGGACGTGGAATACCACCACTATCGCGCGCCTGACGGGCGGCGCTTCCTCGTGGCCGTCGATCTGCTGGAACCGTTCTTCGAGCGGACGGGCCTTGGCCCCCTTGCCGAAGATATCGAAGGCGATGTCGTGCTAAGCGAATATGCGCTGGGCACCTATCGCGGTTCCGAACTGGCCGGCACGGTGGCCCGCCACCCGATGCACCATCTGGGTGGCTTCTTTGCCGAACCGCGCCCCCTGCTGGCTGGTGCATTCGTCACCACCGACAGCGGCACCGGTCTGGTCCATATGGCGCCCGATCATGGCGAAGACGACTTCGAGCTGTGCAAGGCCCATGGCATCGGCCCCAAGTTCGTGGTCGAAGCCGATGGCCGTTACCGCGAAGACTGGCTGTGGCTGCCGCGCACGGACGAACGCTCCGCCTCGGTCATCCACCCCAAGTTCAATGCCCCCGATGGCCCCGTCTGCGAAGACTTGCGCGCGGCGGGCGGGCTGCTGGCGGCCACGGCCGATTACCTGCATTCCTATCCGCATAGCTGGCGATCCAAGGCCAAGGTGATCTTCCGCTGCACCCCGCAGTGGTTCGTGCCGATGGATCGCGTGCTGACGCATATCTCGCCCAAATCGCGTGGCGAACGCAGTTGGGAAAACGAAGGCGGCGCAATCAATCCCGCCGAAGAAGGGCTGTGCGATGCGCCAACCCTGCGCGAACTGGCAATGCAGGCGATCGCCGATACCCGGTTCGTGCCGGATAAAGGCCGCAACCGCATCGGCAGCATGGTGGAAAGCCGTCCGGACTGGGTGCTGTCCCGCCAGCGCGCCTGGGGCGTGCCGATCACGCTGTTCGTCGATCGCAAGACCGGGGAATACCTCGTCGATCCCGAAGTCAACGCGCGCATCGTCAACGCCATCCGCGCGGGCGGTGTGGATGCCTGGGATGAAGACCACGCGCAGGATTTGCTCGGCCCGGACTATCGGCTGGACGATTACGAACGCGTTGCCGATATTCTCGACGTGTGGTTCGATTCCGGTTCGACTCATGCCTTCGTGCTGGAAAGCGGCCGCTGGCCCGAACTGACCCGGCCGGAAGGCTACATCGGCCCGCATGCCGATCTCTATCTGGAAGGCAGCGATCAGCATCGCGGCTGGTTCCAGTCCTCGCTGCTGGAAAGCTGCGGCACCCGCGGCCGCGCGCCTTACAAGGCCGTGCTCACCCATGGCTTCACCATGGATTCGAAGGGCATGAAAATGTCCAAGAGCCTCGGCAACACGATCAGCCCGCTGGACGTGATGCGCGATTATGGCGCGGATATCATCCGGCTCTGGGCGCTGTCGGTCGATTATACCGAAGATCACCGCATCGGCCCGGAAATCCTGAAAGGCGTGGCCGATCAGTACCGCAAGCTGCGCAACACCTTCCGTTACATGCTGGGCGCGCTGGCCGATTTCGACGAAGCGGAACGGGTCGATACGCAGGCCATGCCCGAACTGGAACGCTACATGCTGGCCCTGCTGGGGCAGCTCGATGCGACTCTGCGTCAGGCGGTCGACGATTACGACTTCAACACGTATGTCCGCGCGCTTTCGGATTTCTGCAACGAAGACCTGTCGGCCTTCTATTTCGATATCCGCAAGGACTGCCTCTATTGCGACGCACCCGCCGATCCGCGCCGCCGCGCCTATCGCACGGTGCTGGATGTGCTGTTCCACGCGCTGATCCGCTATGCCGCGCCTGTGCTCGTTTATACGGGCGAGGAAGTGTGGGGCACGCGCTATCCCACTGGCGGCAGCGTGCATCTGCTGGAATGGCCCGAACTGCCCACGGCCGAAGCCGATCTCGACAAGTGGGCGCAACTGCGCGACCTGCGTGAAAAGGTGAACGAGGCGATCGAGCCGTTGCGCCGCGAAAAGGTGATCGGGTCCGGGCTGGCCGCGCAAGTCACCGTGCCCGCATCGGCCGTGCCAGCCGGTACGGCGAATGCGGCATTGACCGAGCTGTTCATCACCTCGACAGTGACATGCAGCGAAGAAGACGTGATGGAAGTCTTCCCCACCGCGCACCACAAATGCGGGCGCTGCTGGCGTCATCTGCCCGACGTGGCGGAAGACGGCGCGCTGTGCACCCGCTGTGACGATGCGTTGGCGATAACGGAAAACGCCGGATGAGCTGGCTGACACGCAATCGAATCATCGGCCTGTTGATGGCCGCCGCGCTTTTCGCGGTGGATCAGTACATCAAATGGCTGATGGTCGGCCCGCTGCAACTGCGCGAACGCGGGGTGATCGATCTGCTGCCGTTTTTCGATCTGCGCTGGACACAGAATTTCGGCGTGTCGCTGGGCATGCTGACGGCGGATTCGGTGGAAATGCGCTGGATTCTGGTGGCGATGACCGGGCTGATCGCGCTGGCCGTATTCATCTGGATGCTGCGCGAGAAAGCGATGTGGGACATTGCCGCACTGGCATTCGTGCTGGGCGGTGCGCTGGGCAATATCCGCGACCGGTTCCTGCTGGGCTATGTCATCGATTACGCCGATCTGCACATTGGCGACTTCCGCCCGTTCCTGATTTTCAACGTTGCCGACGCCGCGATCACGATTGGCGTCGTAATTATCCTTGCCCGATCCTTTTTCCTGCGCGACAAGCGCGAGCAAACGGATACTGACGACACCACAGACGACAGGGGCAACAGCCCTGCGGAGACCTGACACAATGCGCAAGATCCACGCCTTCATCCTCCTCGCTGCCGGTTCGGTGGCGCTGTCGGCTTGCGGCGGCGGCGGTGTCTTCAACCGCGACCGACCGGATGAAATGGCCGTTCAACGGCAAGCCCCGCTGATCGTACCGCCCGATTTCCAGATGGCCCCGCCGCAGCCGGGCGCCCCTCGCCCGATCGAAGGCAGCGCCAGCCAGAAGGCGCTCGAAGCCCTGTTCGGTGGCCCGGCCCCCCGCAGCGATCTCGAAACCAGCGCGCTCGACAAGGCGGGCGGCGCCGCACCGGGGATTCGTTCTACCGTGGGCGACGAAAATACCAACGCGGTTGCCAAAGGCACCGTGACCCGTGATCTCCTCGCCGCGCCGCAGGGCGATGGCCAGGCCGCACGCGCGGTTATCCCGGGCTGAGGCGATCAGCCTCACTCAGGTCACCCCTGACAGGAAAAAGCCCGCCAATGGCGGGCTTTTTTGTCGCTGCGGTTGTTATAGCCGCGCGCGCAGCGGCATCCTCACCCCTCGTCCGGAGTATCCTCCGGCTGTTCGAGACGTTCGACCAGCAATTTGTCGATCCGGCGTTCGTCCATGTCCACCACTTCGAAGCGCCAGCCGCCTTCTTCGAAGACTTCGCCTTCCTGCGGCAGTTTCTTGAGCACGGAAAGCACGAAGCCGGCCGCCGTGGCATATTCCCGATCTTCGGGCAGAACCACGCCGAGCAATTCGGCCATCTGGTCAGCAGGCATGGCACCGGCAACCAGCAACGAGCCATCGGCGCGTTTCACGACCATCGGTTCATCG
This genomic window from Caenibius tardaugens NBRC 16725 contains:
- the ileS gene encoding isoleucine--tRNA ligase translates to MSEERDYRDTVFLPKTDFPMKAGLPQKEPGILARWEEEGLYQRLREARKGRDQFILHDGPPYANGDMHIGHALNHILKDMVVRTQTLLGKDAPYVPGWDCHGLPIEWKVEEQYRKKKKNKDEVPAREFRAECRAYAQHWVDTQREQLKRLGVCGNWDKPYLTMDFEAEATIVGELLKFAETGQLYRGAKPVMWSPVEKTALAEAEVEYEDITSTQIDVAFEIIESPNVPELTGAYAVIWTTTPWTIPVNQALAYGPDVEYHHYRAPDGRRFLVAVDLLEPFFERTGLGPLAEDIEGDVVLSEYALGTYRGSELAGTVARHPMHHLGGFFAEPRPLLAGAFVTTDSGTGLVHMAPDHGEDDFELCKAHGIGPKFVVEADGRYREDWLWLPRTDERSASVIHPKFNAPDGPVCEDLRAAGGLLAATADYLHSYPHSWRSKAKVIFRCTPQWFVPMDRVLTHISPKSRGERSWENEGGAINPAEEGLCDAPTLRELAMQAIADTRFVPDKGRNRIGSMVESRPDWVLSRQRAWGVPITLFVDRKTGEYLVDPEVNARIVNAIRAGGVDAWDEDHAQDLLGPDYRLDDYERVADILDVWFDSGSTHAFVLESGRWPELTRPEGYIGPHADLYLEGSDQHRGWFQSSLLESCGTRGRAPYKAVLTHGFTMDSKGMKMSKSLGNTISPLDVMRDYGADIIRLWALSVDYTEDHRIGPEILKGVADQYRKLRNTFRYMLGALADFDEAERVDTQAMPELERYMLALLGQLDATLRQAVDDYDFNTYVRALSDFCNEDLSAFYFDIRKDCLYCDAPADPRRRAYRTVLDVLFHALIRYAAPVLVYTGEEVWGTRYPTGGSVHLLEWPELPTAEADLDKWAQLRDLREKVNEAIEPLRREKVIGSGLAAQVTVPASAVPAGTANAALTELFITSTVTCSEEDVMEVFPTAHHKCGRCWRHLPDVAEDGALCTRCDDALAITENAG
- a CDS encoding DUF6538 domain-containing protein, encoding MCSYLDQVGSTYYFRRAVPKDLLGFFKTSSGKPRTEWKFSLGVKDRESAKRQLRPHEVETDDLIDAARHELARTSTEAPEVSLRPQRELEEEAARGFLEEESRKRREARSDLRTLWRIRRHTSTAMLAPEEAAAIDLLREQDAELAALRQAVSVLNAGNQRLGIAPINETSTSSRIELGVLFDRYAVSGAAKPKTVRKWRRAVEKLIEHLGHDDARHVTRADMNAWIARLVAEGLSRKTIVDGYLPAIRAAFAIAHDDGELPANPAAGLTVRAPKPVKPRERDHSDGEAATILRAALQPQPPKLTKHHALARRWVPWLCAYTGARVGEMTQLRAMDIQKEGGIWYVLISPEADGGVKTNEARKVPLHSHLVEQGITQLAKAGDATPLFYRQGAGNEINPASKIRASDLAKWVRSLGIITPQPNHGWRHRFKTQSRAAGIPEHIADKIQGHAPRHEGGKYGSVPLATLRDAIEKLPRYQF
- a CDS encoding 5-(carboxyamino)imidazole ribonucleotide synthase; amino-acid sequence: MIEPGATIGILGGGQLGRMMAMAAAQLGYRCHIYAPEADSVAAEVSAEFTCADWHDADALARFVQACAVVTLEFENIPVAPLLAIPADKLAPGVRALEVAQDRLKEKTFIEALGGRPALFAAVDSREDLDDAITRIGAPGILKTARDGYDGKGQWRVTSAHDADGIALPGQPLVYEGFVHFEGEFSVILARGRNGEVRFWDSAQNVHENGILALSSVPASARILEDVAAARKLATDVADALDYVGVLTLEFFATPEGPVFNEMAPRVHNSGHWTIEGALTSQFENHIRAICGLPLGDTALTAPRVEMRNLIGEEALHGAAILADPANHLHLYGKAEARAGRKMGHVTRLMRD
- the purE gene encoding 5-(carboxyamino)imidazole ribonucleotide mutase, with the protein product MTAPVAIVMGSQSDWPTMKYAATVLDDLGVAHDARIVSAHRTPERMYDFAQNAADEGFKVIIAGAGGAAHLPGMISALTHLPVLGVPVQSKALSGLDSLLSIVQMPAGVPTGTLAIGEAGATNAGLFAASILATNDAALTERLKAWRAARRDAVAEKPSDV
- a CDS encoding dihydrofolate reductase produces the protein MARDLFLIYARADNGTIGRDNALPWRIPADLRHFKAMTLGKPMIMGRKTFESFGKPLPGRRHIVLTRDRTWHAEGAEVAATVDEALGLAGAGEIAVVGGAEIYALFLPLADRVELTEVHAQIAGDTVMPPLDDAWQESAREDHPAENGSPAFSFVTLRRAVKAVS
- a CDS encoding recombinase family protein — encoded protein: MTRTFAYCRVSTLDQTTDNQVREIEAAGFAVEPKRIVTETVSGSLPAMERKGFTKLLDRLEAGDVLIVTKLDRLGRNAMDVRATVEKLAAEGIRVHCLALGGADLTSPAGKMTMNVIAAVAEFERDLLIERTQAGLSRAKADGKRLGRPMALTEQQQSEIAEKRKAGMSLRTLAKEYGTSLASIQRAEARAA
- the gpmA gene encoding 2,3-diphosphoglycerate-dependent phosphoglycerate mutase, with product MPSLILVRHGQSQWNLENRFTGWWDVDLTEKGEAEARAAGQLLAEKGLLPTVAFTSLQTRAIRTLHLALENCGRVWIPETKDWRLNERHYGGLTGLDKAETAAKHGADQVKIWRRSFDTPPPPLADDSEFALAHDPRYAGIDVPAAESLKDTIARVLPYYENAILPALKAGETVIVSAHGNSLRALVKHLSQISDTDILELEIPTGQPIVYDFDAAFQPGERHYLKDR
- a CDS encoding bifunctional riboflavin kinase/FAD synthetase, with amino-acid sequence MIRLNSRSPVPDHLRGAILALGNFDGFHRGHQAVVGEAIRRAREQGRPAIVATFDPHPVRFFDPEAEPFRLTTLDQREEFFAAAGADAMLVIGFDTDIANMSAQSWVVDGLHQHLGAAGVVTGEDFTFGKARSGNPQVLRELGAPLGLEAVTVGPVHDDTGPISSSRIREALKAGETETATALLTRPFAIRGVVQHGDKVGRTIGFPTANLPLDTYLRPRFGVYAVTGRIIGEDRLLQGAANIGIRPQFDPPKELLEPYFFDFSEDLYGREIEVAFHHFLRPEAKFASLDALIEQMRKDCDRARALLSPQG